The following DNA comes from Desulfovibrio sp..
GCTCCAAAGCTGGCGGCAGTACGCACTCCGCGTCGTCAGCAGCACTTTCTGATATGCAAGGGAATTCATGATCGCCTATCTTGAAGGCCGCCTGGCCGAAATATGGGGCAATGCCTGCCTGCTCGTCACCGAAAGCGGCGTGGGCTATGAAGTGGCCTTGCCCGCCCACACATTGTCGGCCTTGCCGGGCAGGGGCGAGCATCTTGCCCTGTATACAAGCCTTGCCGTGCGTGAAGACGCGCTGGAGCTCTTTGGCTTTGCCACCTTTGAAGAACGCCAGACATTTGAAGTGCTGGTTTCCATTTCAAAAGTGGGCGCTCGTACGGCCTTGTCCATTCTTTCCATTTACAGACCCGATGATCTGCGTCGCATCGTGTTTGAAGAAGATGTGATGGCGCTCACCCGCGTGTCGGGAATAGGCAAGAAAACCGCGCAGCATGTTTTTTTGGAACTCAAGTACAAGCTCAAGGTTGACGATGCGCCGCAGACCGCAGTTCTGGCTGCGACTGGCCAACGGCCGGGGTCGGTGTTCCGTGATGTGCTTGATGGCCTGGCCAACCTGGGCTAC
Coding sequences within:
- the ruvA gene encoding Holliday junction branch migration protein RuvA, which codes for MIAYLEGRLAEIWGNACLLVTESGVGYEVALPAHTLSALPGRGEHLALYTSLAVREDALELFGFATFEERQTFEVLVSISKVGARTALSILSIYRPDDLRRIVFEEDVMALTRVSGIGKKTAQHVFLELKYKLKVDDAPQTAVLAATGQRPGSVFRDVLDGLANLGYAEDECAPMVKKLLLEEPDLDVTGALRAALKTLARGRS